In Bradyrhizobium guangdongense, the sequence CGCGCGTTCGGTGATCGCGCTGGCCGCGATGCTGGCGCACGAGATCAAGAATCCGCTCTCGGGCATCCGCGGCGCGGCGCAATTGCTGGAGCAGCAGGCGTCATCCGAAGACCGCATGCTGACCCGCCTGATCTGCGACGAAGCCGACCGCATCGTGACGCTGGTCGACCGCATGGAGGTGTTCGGCGACGAACGCCCGGTAGTGCGCGGCCCCGTCAACATCCACTCCGTCCTCGACCACGTGAAGAGGCTGGCGCAGTCCGGCTTTGCCCGCAACATCCGCTTCATCGAAGACTACGATCCGTCGCTGCCGCCGGTGCTGGCAAACCAGGATCAGTTGATCCAGGTGTTCCTCAATCTGGTGAAGAACGCCGCCGAAGCGCTGATCGACGTTCCCGACGCCGAGATCCAGCTCACCACCGCATTCCGCCCCGGCGTGCGCCTGTCAGTCCCCGGTCAAAAATCCCGGGTATCCCTGCCGCTCGAATTCTGCGTGAGGGACAATGGACCAGGCGTGCCGGACGATCTTCTGCCCAACCTGTTCGATCCGTTCGTGACCACGAAGCAGACCGGCTCTGGCCTAGGTCTTGCTCTGGTCGCCAAGATCGTCGGCGATCACGGGGGCATCATCGAATGCGAGTCTCAGCCGCGCAAGACCACCTTTCGCGTGCTGATGCCGATGTACTCCACATCGGCCAGGACCGCCGATCACAGCAGTCGCGACGGCTCTGCCGGGAAGTCGTCGTCTGCATCACAGGGGGCAAAATGAGGATTAACGATGCCCGCAGGTAGCATTCTCGTAGCTGATGACGACACCGCCATCCGCACGGTTCTCAACCAGGCACTTTCCCGGGCCGGGTACGAAGTCAGGCTGACCGGCAATGCCGCGACGCTGTGGCGCTGGGTCAGCCAGGGGGAGGGCGATCTCGTCATCACCGACGTGGTGATGCCGGACGAAAACGCCTTCGACCTGCTGCCGCGGATCAAGAAGATGCGGCCGAACTTGCCCGTCATCGTCATGAGCGCGCAAAACACCTTCATGACGGCGATCCGTGCCTCCGAGCGCGGGGCCTATGAATATCTGCCGAAGCCCTTCGACCTGAAGGAGCTGATCGCCATCGTCGGTCGCGCGCTCGCCGAGCCGAAGGAGCGGGTCGCGACGCCGGACGAGGACGCCGAGATGGAGGCGATCCCGCTGGTTGGCCGCTCGCCGGCGATGCAGGAAATCTACCGCGTGCTGGCCCGCCTGATGCAGACCGACCTCACCGTGATGATCACGGGCGAGTCCGGCACCGGCAAGGAGCTGGTGGCGCGCGCGTTGCACGATTACGGCAAGCGCCGCAACGGCCCATTCGTCGCGGTCAACATGGCGGCGATCCCGCGCGACCTCATCGAGTCCGAATTGTTCGGCCATGAGCGCGGCGCCTTCACCGGCGCCAACACCCGCGCCTCCGGCCGGTTCGAGCAGGCCGAGGGCGGCACGCTGTTCCTCGACGAGATCGGCGACATGCCGATGGAGGCGCAGACCCGTCTGCTGCGCGTCTTGCAGCAGGGCGAATACACCACCGTCGGTGGCCGCACCCCGATCAAGACCGATGTGCGCATCGTCGCGGCCTCGAACAAGGATCTGCGCGTCCTGATCCAGCAGGGCCTGTTCCGCGAAGATCTGTTCTTCCGCCTCAACGTCGTGCCGCTGCGCCTGCCTCCCTTGCGCGAGCGCATCGAGGATTTGCCGGATCTCATCCGTCACTTCTTCGCGCTCGCCGAGAAGGACGGATTGCCGCCGAAGAAGCTCGATGCGCTGGCGCTGGAGCGGCTGAAGCAGCATCGCTGGCCCGGCAACGTGCGCGAGCTGGAAAATCTCGCGCGCCGTCTCGCCGCGCTCTATCCGCAGGACGTGATCACGGCCTCCGTCATCGACGGCGAGCTGGCGCCGCCCTCGGTCAGTCCGGGTGCTGCGGTTCAGCAGGGCGTCGACAATCTCGGGGGCGCGGTGGAGGCCTATCTCTCATCGCACTTCCAGGGCTTCCCGAATGGCGTGCCGCCGCCGGGCCTCTATCACCGCATCCTCAAGGAGATCGAGGTGCCGCTGCTCACGGCCGCACTCGCCGCCACCCGCGGCAACCAGATCCGCGCCGCCGACCTGCTCGGCCTCAACCGCAACACGCTGCGGAAGAAGATCCGGGATCTCGATATCCAGGTGTACAGGAGCGGGGGCTAGTCCTCGCGACACATGCCAGACGCGCTTCGCGCGGAAGGTGGCTCAGCTCCCCTACCAAAGCGGAGCTGAGCCTGTCCGGATCGCGCTGGCCGTTGCGGCTGACGCGGTGAGCAGAAGTCCTGATCGGGCTGAAACGTTCCGCGGGAACATACAAATTGTGCCGGCGGTCGCAGGCCGCCAACCGTCGCGCCTACCTGATCAGGCGCGCCGCGACCGGCTGAATATTGGCCATCTGCGCCGTCTCCTCCTGCCTGCTCGGGCCGTTGACCAGAAGGTCGGAGGCGACGATCAGCAGGAGCACGGCCGACACCATTACTGCGAGAAAGATCCTGTCCATGCCGGATCAAGCCGGAATGGCCGGATTCCGTTCCCGCGCAGCGGGAATTGAACTGCTATCCCTGTGGATGCGCTGCTCGGCCGCGGGATAGACGCCGCGGAATTGTCGCAATTCGGCAACAATGTGGTACGAATACATCAGTATCCGCCCCGCGGATCCGTTTTCAGCACCCCATTGCCGGAATGACCAGCGCAGATACCTCGGCCGCAGCCTTTGACACGGCCCCAGAAGAGCCCCGGCGCTGGTCGGTGCGACGCTGGTTGGGCCCGTTTGCCGTTGCTCTGGCGCTGCTGTCGGCACTTCTGACCTTCCTGGTCCTGACCGGCCTGACCCGAATCGAGCCGACCCCGGAGGTCGTCAGCTCGTTCCTGGCGATCAACGCCGGCACCGTCCTGCTCCTGATCGGGATCATCGTCCGCGAGGTCTGGCAGATGATCCAGGCCCGCCGGCGGGGACGGGCAGCGGCGCGGCTGCACGTGCAGATCGTCGGTCTGTTCTCGATCGTTGCCGTGCTGCCGGCGGTGCTGGTGGCCGTCGTCGCCAATGTCACGATCGAGCGCGGCCTCGACCGCCTGTTCTCGGGACCGACCAAGGAGGTGATCCAGAATTCGCTGATCATCGCGCGCGCCTATGTGCAGGAGCACGCGCAGGTCATTCGCGGCGACATCCTCGGCATGGCCAACGACGTCTCGCGCGCCCCGCTGTTGTTTGATCAGGACCGGCAGTCGTTCCTGCAGCTTTTGACCTCGAGCGCGGCGGCACGCAATCTCCCGGGCGCGATGCTGATGGGCAAGGACGCCAATCCGATCCTGTCGGCAGAGACCGGGGGCGTCCCGCTCGCCTTCGCGCCACCTGCGCCGGAGTTTCTTCAGAACGTCAACGAGAACGAGCCCGAGATCGCGGTCTTGCCCGACCAAAACCTTGTCGCTGCCGTGATCCGGCTCAGGGGCTTCACCAATACGTTCCTCTACGTCGCCCGCCCGCTTGATCCAAGGGTCGTGGCCCAGCTGAGGCAGACCGAGCTGAGCGTCGCCGAATACGCCCAGATCGAATCGCGCAAGCTCGGCATCCAGGTCGCGTTCGCGCTGATGTTCGCGGTGATCGCGCTGACCATTTTGATGGCCTCGGTGCTGATCGGGCTCAACTTCGCCAACTCCCTGGTGGCGCCGATCAGGCGTTTGATGAACGCGGCCAACACCGTCTCGACCGGTGATCTGCACGTCCAGGTGCCGGTGCACAAATCGGAAGGCGATCTCGCCCAGCTGGGCGAGACCTTCAACAAGATGACGCAGGAGTTGCGCAGCCAGCGCGACGAGCTCGTCAATGCCAGCGATCTCATCGACAGCCGCCGCCGCTTCATCGAGGCCGTGCTGTCGTCGGCAAGCGCCGGCATCATCGGTGTCGACAGCTCGGGCAGCGTCGGCATCCTCAACCGTTCCGCCGAGAAGCTGATCGGACATTCCGAGGCCGAGACGCTCGGCCATCCGCTTTCCGACGTGCTGCCCGAACTCGACGAGATGATGAAGACGTCGCGGGAAGGCACCCAGCGCCTGGTGCAGGGCCAGATCACCATCACCCGCGACGGCACCGAGCGTAACCTGTCGGTGCGTGTCAGCGCCGAGAAGAACCAGCCGCACGACAGCTACATCATCACGCTCGACGACATCACCGAGCTGGTCTCGGCGCAGCGCACCTCGGCCTGGGGCGACGTCGCCCGCCGCATCGCCCACGAGATCAAGAACCCGCTGACACCGATCCAGCTCTCGGCCGAGCGCATCCGCCGCAAGTTCGGCAAGGACATCACCGAGGCCAAGGACAAGCAGATCTTCGACCAGTGCACCGACACCATCGTGCGCCAGGTCGACGACATCAGGCGCATGGTCGACGAGTTCTCGCGCTTTGCGCGGATGCCAAAACCCGTGATGGAGGGCGAGGACGTCGCCGACACCGTGCGGCAGGCGGTGTTCCTGATGAAGGTCGCCCATCCCGAGCTCGATATCGAAGCCGAGTTCAGGGAGGACCCGCTGCGCGCCCAGTTCGACCGGCGGCTGATCTCTCAGGCAGTTACCAACATCGTCAAGAACGCCACCGAAGCGATCGAGCAGGTCCCGCCGGAAGAACTCGGCAAAGGCCGCATCGATGTCGTGGTGTCGCGCGAGGGCGAGGACGTGCTGATCGACGTCATCGACAACGGCATCGGCCTGCCTAAGGTCGCGCGCTCGCGGCTGCTCGAGCCCTATGTGACGACGCGCGCCAAGGGCACCGGCCTCGGCCTTGCGATCGTCGGCCGCGTGCTGGAAGACCACGGCGGCCGCATCGAGCTGAAGGACGCCTCCGACTTCCGCGAAGGCCAGCGCGGCGCCTGGATGCGGATGCGCTTTGCGATCTCCGGTCAGGCCAAGAAGGCCGACGGAGCCGGGCAGGGACCAGTCGTCACGGCGCAGGAAACAAAAGAGCCGGCGGCCGAAACCAAAGAGCCGGCTGAACAGACCAATGATTCACCGAAAATCGAAGCCTCAACAGGCAGCTGACAAGACAGGCGCGACCCATGGCAAGTGAAATTCTGATTGTCGATGATGAGGCCGATATTCGGGATCTCGTTGCGGGCATCCTCGAAGACGAGGGTTTTGTCACCAGGACCGCACGCGACAGCGATTCCGCGTTGGCCGAAATCGCCAACCGCCGGCCGCACCTGGTGTTCCTCGACATCTGGCTGCAGGGATCCAAGCTCGACGGCTTGCAGCTCCTGGAGCAGGTCAAGAAGGATAATGCCGATCTGCCTGTCGTGATGATCTCCGGCCACGGCAACATCGAGACCGCGGTCGCCGCGATCAAGCGCGGCGCCTACGACTTCATCGAGAAGCCGTTCAAGGCCGACCGGCTGATCCTGGTCGCGACCAGGGCGCTGGAGAACTCGCGGCTCAAGCGCGAGGTCAAGGAGTTGAAGCAGCTCGCGCCGAGCGCCAGCCAGCTGGTCGGCCGCTCGCCCAGCATGAACCAGCTGCGCCAGACCATCGAGCGCGCGGCCAAGGCCAACAGCCGCATCCTGATCGTCGGTCCCGCGGGCGCCGGCAAGGAACTGACGGCGCGCACGTTGCACGCGGCCTCCGGCCGCGCCGACGGCCCCTTCGTCGTCATCAACGCTGCCGCGATCACGCCGGAGCGGATGGAGCATGAGCTGTTCGGCGTCGAGCAGTCCAACGGCGAGCAGCCGCGCAAGCCCGGCGCGCTGGAGGAAGCCCATGGCGGCACGCTGTTCATCGACGAGATCGCGGACATGCCGCGCGAGACCCAGAACAAGATCTTGCGCGTGCTGGTCGAGCAGTCGTTCCAGCGCGTCGGCGGCACCGCCAAGGTGCAGGTCGATGTCCGCATCATCTCCTCGACCGCGCGCAATCTCGAAGAGGAGATCGCGGCCGGCCATTTCCGCGAGGACCTCTATCACCGGCTCTCGGTGGTGCCGATCCGCGTGCCCGCGCTCTCGGAGCGGCGCGAGGACATTCCGGAACTGATCGACTATTTCATGGAGCAGATCTCGGCCGGTAGTGGCCTGCCCAAGCGGCAGATCGGCCAGGACGCGATGGCGGTGCTGCAATCGCATGTCTGGCCGGGCAATGTGCGCCAGCTCCGCAACAACGTTGAACGGGTCATGATTCTCGCCGCGGGCGGCCCGGAGGTGATCATCACCGCCGACATGCTGCCCCAGGACGTCGGCTCGATGGTGCCGGCGATGCCGACCAGCAACAACGGTGAGCACATCATGGGCCTGCCGCTGCGCGAGGCGCGTGAAGTGTTCGAGCGCGACTATTTGATTGCCCAGATCAGCCGTTTTTCAGGAAATATTTCTCGTACGGCCGAGTTTGTTGGCATGGAACGTTCGGCACTACACCGGAAGTTGAAGGCATTGGGTGTTGGTTGAGGCCCGCGCACGCTGCGGGCACCGGCAATACCCGGGAAAAATCATCGATTTCCGTAGTTTTTCGGGCCGATAGTGTGCGCCCTGCCGCGTGAAGCGGCTTGCCTAATAGGTCCGCCTGCCTTCTAATCAACCTGCTGTTCCCTAGAGGGGGATCTCATGAGGGACGGCAACCGGACGAAGGCCCCAAATTTTCAAAACAGGGCCGCGACCGGCGCAATAAAAAGAAACTCAAAGCGAGAAAAAAACAATGGCGGCAGACCGCGCACAAAACCTACAGGACACCTTCCTCAACCACGTTCGCAAAACCAAAACGCCACTGACGATCTTTCTGGTCAACGGAGTGAAGCTCCAGGGCATCGTGACCTGGTTCGACAATTTCTGTTTGCTGCTTCGGCGCGACGGTCACTCGCAGCTCGTCTACAAGCATGCGATCTCGACCATCATGCCGGGCGCTCCGATCCAGCTGTTCGAAGGCGGCGAGGACCAGCCGGCTTGAGAGTGATCTGATTGGAACCCCGGAATTTCGACGGGGATGCCGACCGTCCGCGGCCGGCAGGGGCTAAGCAAACGGGGCGGGTGCTTGTCATCGGCCCCTATTTGCGGGCGCGCGCGGGAAGTGCCGACGCGCAATCGGAAGGTCATGTCCAGCGAGACGCCGAGGCCCGGCTCGACGAAGCCGCGGGCCTTGCGCGTGCGATCGACCTCGTCATTGCCGACGCCATCATCGCGCCCATCAGCCAGATCCGGCCTGCGACCTATATTGGCAAGGGCAAGGTCGAGGAGATCGCCGCACTGGCCAAGTCTCTCGACGTCGAGCTCGTGGTGATGGATTGCGCGCTGGCGCCGATCCAGCAGCGCAATCTCGAGAAGGAATTGCACACCAAGGTGCTCGACCGCACCGGGCTCATCCTCGAAATTTTCGGCCGCCGCGCCAAGACCAAGGAAGGCGCGCTCCAGGTCGAGCTTGCTCATCTCAACTACCAGCGCTCGCGCCTGGTGCGTTCGTGGACCCATCTCGAACGCCAGCGCGGCGGTTTCGGCTTCATGGGCGGTCCCGGCGAGACGCAGATCGAGGCCGACCGCCGCCTGATCCAGGAGCGCATCACCAAGCTCGAGGGCGAGCTGAAGAAAGTACAGGCAACGCGCCGTTTGCATCGCGCCGGCCGCCAGCGCGTGCCGTATCGCGTGGTCGCGCTGGTGGGCTACACCAATGCCGGGAAGTCGACGCTGTTCAACCGCCTGACGCGCGCCGACGTCCAGGCCGCCGACATGCTGTTCGCCACACTCGATCCGACCCTGCGCGCGCTCAACTTGCCGCATGGTGGCAAGGCGATGCTGTCGGACACGGTCGGCTTCATCTCCAATCTGCCGACCCAGCTCGTCGCGGCCTTCCGCGCCACGCTGGAGGAGGTGCTGGAAGCCGATGTCATCCTGCATGTCCGCGACATCTCGCACGAGGACGCCGAGGCCCAGCAGAGCGACGTCGACGCCGTGCTGCGCCAGCTTGGCATCAATCCTGATGATTCAGGCCGCATCATCGAGGTCTGGAACAAGATCGACCGCTACGAGCCTGAAAAGCGGGAAGAGCTTCTGAACATCGCGGCGCGCCGGCCCGAGGACCATCCGGCGATGCTGGTCTCTGCCGTATCAGGCGAGGGCATCGATGCGCTGCTCGCTGCGATCGAAGAGCGCCTTGCCGCCAAACGCACCACGCTCGACCTCTCCATCGACGCCGCCGACGGCGCCGGCATCAGCTGGTTGCATCGCAATGCCGAGGTGCTGGCGAAAGAGCTGCACGACGGACGGTTCGACATGACCGTGCGGGTGGACGAGACCAAGCGGGATATCGTGGTGAACAGGTTCGACGCCGTGCCGCATCTGCCGGCGTGAGCGGCACGGCGTAGCTCGGGATGGAGCGTAGGTTCTCGCCTCTGGACTGACTGCTCGCGGATTTCGGCAGGTCCGGATCAGACGCCGGAACTTATCGTCAACTCGTTCGCGGATTGGCTCCGCCAGCTGATCGCAGCTGAGGAGAAAACAATTAGCAGATAGGCAGCTCAATCGGACAGCTCGAGACACATGAACTGGTTGTGCGGGCTCGCCTGATAGTCGGCGAACGCCTCACAAGAGACGAAGCCTGCGCTGCGATAGAGCGAGACGGCGGGCGCGTGCAGCGGTGCTGTGCCGGTCTCCAGGCTGAGACGCGCGTAGCCGCGTTTGCGGGCTTCGGTAATGATGTGCTGCAGGATCGCGCGGCCAACGCCGGTTCCGCGCGCGGCAGGGGCGGCGCGCATCGATTTCACCTCTGCATGCACGTCGTCCAGTTGCTTGAGAGCGCCAAATCCAGCTAGGGCATCGCCGTGCCAGACGGTCCAGAAAGTGACGGCCGGATCCGAGAGACCACTCGCATCCAATGCCTGCGCGTGCTCGCCCATGACGCTGCGCAACTCTTCCAAATGATGCTTCAACAGATCGGCGACGTGAGGCGCCTTCGGGTCGTCCTGCCTGATGTCCACTGCGTGTCCTTGTATCAGCCGGCGGTCTTCGCCTCGGTCCACAGCGCGTCCATCTCCGCCAGCGAGGCCTGCTCCAGCGTGCGGCCCTGCGCTTGCAGCGTCCGCTCGATATAGGCAAAGCGTCGCTCGAACTTCGCATTGGTCGCGCGCAGCGCGGCTTCCGGATCGGCCTCGACATGGCGGGCGAGGTTAACGAGCGCAAACATGAGGTCGCCGGTCTCTTCGGCGATCTCCTGCTTGTCATTGCGGTCGAGCGCGGCCTCGATCTCGTCGGCTTCCTCGCGGATCTTTTGCAGCACCGCGCGCGGATCGTTCCAGTCGAAGCCGACGGTAGAGGCCTTGCGCTGCAGCTCCATGGCGCGCGTCAGCGCGGGCTGGCCCGCCTTCACGCCCGACAGCAGCGATTTGTGCGGCGGCTCTGCCTCGGGCGGCCGGCGCGCGGCGCGCTCGGCTTTCTCCTCGGCCTTGATGCGGTCCCAGACTTCCTTGACGTGGGAGGAGGCGAGATTGCCGTCCTTGTCCGCAAAGACATGGGGATGCCGCCGGATCATTTTTCGCGTGATGGCTTCGACGACATCTCCAAAAGCGAAAGCGTTTTGCTCCGAAGCCATCTGGGCGTGGAACACCACCTGCAACAGCAGATCGCCGAGCTCTTCGCGGAGATCGTCGAGATCGCCGCGCTCGATGGCGTCGACCACCTCATAGGCCTCCTCGATCGTGTAGGGTGCGATCGTCGCGAAATCCTGCTCGAGGTCCCAGGGGCAGCCGGTCACTGGCGTGCGCAGCGCCGCCATGATCTCGATGAGGCGGGAAATGTCGCGGGAAGGGGTCATTGCGGCCGGTCTCCTGGGTCCCAAACCTTATGCCAAAAGCGGCTGGCCAATCCCAGCCGGGCGCGGCGCAACAGATCGATTTCCACCGATTGGCGGGCGAGGCCTGCAGTGCTAAAGCGCGGCCATGAGTGAAGCATTTTCATCACAAACCGCGCTGGTGCTGTTCTCCGGCGGCCAGGATTCCACCACCTGCCTCACCTGGGCGCTGAGCCGCTTCGCGCGCGTCGAGACCTTGGGCTTCGAGTACGGCCAACGCCACGCCGTCGAGCTCGATTGCCGCCAGCGGCTGTTCGACGGCATCAAAACCTTGCGCTCTGACTGGGCGGCAAAGCTCGGCGAGAGCCACACGCTGTCTATCCCCACGTTGGCCGCGGTGTCGGAGACCGCGCTGACTCGCGATGTCGCGATTGCGATGGGCGCCGACGGGTTGCCGAACACCTTCGTGCCCGGCCGCAATCTGGTGTTCCTGACCTTTGCGGCGGCACTCGCCTATAGGCGTGGCATCACCCACATCGTGGGCGGTATGTGCGAGACCGACTATTCCGGCTATCCAGACTGTCGCGACGAGACCATTCGCGCCATGCAATCAGCACTCTCGCTCGGGATGGCGAGAGAATTCGAGCTGCATACACCGCTGATGTGGATCGACAAGGCCGCGACGTGGAAGCTCGCGCATGACCTCGGCGGCGAGGGACTGGTCGACCTCATTCGCGACCAGTCGCACACCTGCTATCTCGGCGAACGCGGCGCCCGCCATGACTGGGGTTATGGGTGCGGCGAATGCCCGGCGTGCAGCCTGCGGGCGAAGGGGTGGCGGGAGTATGTGGCGGGACGGTAGCGCCACCGTCATTGCGAGGAGCTCAGCGACAAAATTGCGAAGCAATTTTGCGCAGATGCGACGAAGCAATCCAGACTGCTGCCTAGGAACGATTCTGGATTGCTTCGCTACGCTCGCAATGACGGTGTATGCGGCGCCAGCTTACCGAAAATCCTCCGCCTTAAGCTCGATCGGCTTGCCGTGCGGCGTGCGATCAGCGGCATGGTCCCAGGCATCGCGATAGCGATGCAGCGTGTCCATTGAGGCTACGCCCTTGCGCGCGACGAGGCCTTCCAGCGTGGCGAGCCAGTGCAGATAATAGGTCTCGCCCGTATCAGGATCGCCGGCGGCCTGCGCGCGCTTGATCTGGTCGGCGAGTGCGGCGGCCCATTCCGGCCAGGTGAACACGCCGCGATCGTGCAGGCTCAAGGCCATCGCGAAGGCGTGCGCTTCCCAGGGCGCGCGGAACACCGGACCGTCGTCATCGCGCGGGATGCTCGGAATCGCCGCGGTGGCCGCGGCCGCAGCAGCGCTGCTCATCACGCCGGATCCAGGTAAGGCTCGAACGCATCGATCGAGACCTTCAGGGTCGGATCACCGTCCGCACCCCAGAGGTCGCGGCCTTCGAACACCACCGTGTAGAGCCATTGCGGATTCTCGCCGCGCTCCATCGCCGCGGTGTCAGGAAACACGTGGCAGCCGTGGTTCAGCTCGACCACGCCGACATGGCCGCGCACGTAGCGCGGCAGCCGCGTATGCGTGGCCGGGTGAATGTTTTTCGCCCGCACGCGATCGCCGATCTTGAATTTGGCGGGCGCAGGGGCAGGGCGGGCAAACTTGCCGCGCACCATGACGCGCTCGACATTGGCGAGATCGAACTTGCCGTGCTTGAGGGCCTTGCCAGGCTGCATGGCATGACCGGCGGCGACCTCCTCGCGGGTGAGATAGCCCTTGTCGATCAGCATCTCCTCCAGGCCGAGGAACCACTTTTTGTAGTAGGAGCTCGACAGGTAGACGTCCGGCGGCAGCGTCTCGCGATAGTAACGCGAGGTGTCGATGTTGAAGGCGCCGGCCGCGCCCATCGCCCGGACCATTGCCAGGACGCGGGATTCCCACGCCTCGTGAAACATCGGCTCGTTCGGCTCCGGCTCGACCTTGCCGAACCCATCCATGCCGCCCATGTCATGCACGCCGTTCACGACGCCGCTCCGGGCGTTTTGGGGAAACCGGTGCCAATCATGGAGTCGCGCGTGACGAGCTCGGCGAGCTGCTCCTCGCTCCAGCTTTCGGTGCCCGCTGGGCGCATCGGCAGCACCAGGAAGCGCGTCTCGGCGGTCGAGTCCCAGACTCGAATCTCAGTGTCTTTGGGCACACTCACGCCGAAATCGGCGAGCACGCCGCGCGGGTCCTTCACCGCGCGCGAGCGATAGGGCGAGGCCTTGTACCAGACCGGCGGCAATCCCAGCATTTCCCAGGGGTAGCAGGAGCACAGCGTGCACACGACCATGTTGTGACGTTTGGGCGTGTTCTCGACCACGACGAGATGATCGCCCACGCGGCTGACATGGCCGAGCGTGCCGATCGCCTTGCTGCCGTCCTCCAGCAACGCCTTCTTGAAATCAGGATCGACCCAGGCCTTGGCGACGACGCGCGCGCCGTTATGCGGGCCGATCTTGGTTTCATAGGCCTGGATGATGGCGTCGAGCGCGGCCGGCTCGACATAGCCCTTTTCGCTCAGAATTGTCTCGAGCGCGCGCACGCGCAGCTCGGTTTCCGACAATTCCGAATGATCGTGATCGTGATGATGGTGGTCGTGGCTCATGGGCGAAAGATTAAGCGCAATGGTCCTGTCCTGTCGAGCATTCGTTGCGGCGCGCTTGGTCCCATATTCGTGACGCCGTTTACGCGCTACGATCAGGCAAAAATCAGCTTTGGAGATTCCCCATGAAGGACTTCATCAAGATCGAGAGAGGCCTCGGGCCAGAGGGGCGGATCGCCGTGGTGCGGTTCGATCGGCATGACGGCATCAATGCGTTGTCGCCCGAGGCGCTGCGCCAGCTCACCGCGGCGGCGCGCAGCTTCGAGGATGACTCGGCGACATCAGTCGTGGTGCTGACAGGCAATTCGGGTGCCTTCAGCGCCGGATTCGATTTGAAAGACGCCGAAGGACGATCGCGCAAGGAAATGGATCTCGGCACGCTC encodes:
- the mazG gene encoding nucleoside triphosphate pyrophosphohydrolase; this encodes MTPSRDISRLIEIMAALRTPVTGCPWDLEQDFATIAPYTIEEAYEVVDAIERGDLDDLREELGDLLLQVVFHAQMASEQNAFAFGDVVEAITRKMIRRHPHVFADKDGNLASSHVKEVWDRIKAEEKAERAARRPPEAEPPHKSLLSGVKAGQPALTRAMELQRKASTVGFDWNDPRAVLQKIREEADEIEAALDRNDKQEIAEETGDLMFALVNLARHVEADPEAALRATNAKFERRFAYIERTLQAQGRTLEQASLAEMDALWTEAKTAG
- the nthB gene encoding nitrile hydratase subunit beta, whose translation is MNGVHDMGGMDGFGKVEPEPNEPMFHEAWESRVLAMVRAMGAAGAFNIDTSRYYRETLPPDVYLSSSYYKKWFLGLEEMLIDKGYLTREEVAAGHAMQPGKALKHGKFDLANVERVMVRGKFARPAPAPAKFKIGDRVRAKNIHPATHTRLPRYVRGHVGVVELNHGCHVFPDTAAMERGENPQWLYTVVFEGRDLWGADGDPTLKVSIDAFEPYLDPA
- the nthA gene encoding nitrile hydratase subunit alpha; this translates as MSHDHHHHDHDHSELSETELRVRALETILSEKGYVEPAALDAIIQAYETKIGPHNGARVVAKAWVDPDFKKALLEDGSKAIGTLGHVSRVGDHLVVVENTPKRHNMVVCTLCSCYPWEMLGLPPVWYKASPYRSRAVKDPRGVLADFGVSVPKDTEIRVWDSTAETRFLVLPMRPAGTESWSEEQLAELVTRDSMIGTGFPKTPGAAS
- the queC gene encoding 7-cyano-7-deazaguanine synthase QueC; translation: MSEAFSSQTALVLFSGGQDSTTCLTWALSRFARVETLGFEYGQRHAVELDCRQRLFDGIKTLRSDWAAKLGESHTLSIPTLAAVSETALTRDVAIAMGADGLPNTFVPGRNLVFLTFAAALAYRRGITHIVGGMCETDYSGYPDCRDETIRAMQSALSLGMAREFELHTPLMWIDKAATWKLAHDLGGEGLVDLIRDQSHTCYLGERGARHDWGYGCGECPACSLRAKGWREYVAGR
- a CDS encoding nitrile hydratase accessory protein, producing the protein MSSAAAAAATAAIPSIPRDDDGPVFRAPWEAHAFAMALSLHDRGVFTWPEWAAALADQIKRAQAAGDPDTGETYYLHWLATLEGLVARKGVASMDTLHRYRDAWDHAADRTPHGKPIELKAEDFR